A single region of the Halorussus sp. MSC15.2 genome encodes:
- a CDS encoding response regulator, whose amino-acid sequence MPEAHPRVLHVEDNDFFAKVTSGILADEYDIDVFTVESAEAALERLETNRFDCIVSDYDMPGMDGLELLDAVRETDRDVPFILLTGGGSEQIASKAISAGVTDYLKKGTDQEQFAVLANRIENAVSRRRAERLANRQIAVNDLIWDVSQAILQASSREDIEQIVCERLADSGPYLLAWVGTVDEETASVRPEASAGVEQRYLDTVILDGDREEGDSVPVRKAVETQKVQVKRGARLKERFQNEVDANVERYAVAAVPLVYENRAYGVLSVWSDVRHAFGETERRVLSKFGNNLAYAIDSVQTRKELVRREQRLQVFNRILRHNLRNDLNVVLGRAENIAEEFPPAANEASIIRQKASELIEISEKAREVGKTLDGENRATKQIDVTDCVKRTCEEFRQSYPDVAITTDTPQSAVVYGDKTLEAAISEIVENAIEHGGDRPSVSVTVSASGDDEWVEVTVLDDGPGIPEEERKVLAEGEETALHHGSGLGLWLSNWIVGKFGGDLTFDDYHTNGGEVTLRLQQATEGVSPWQDISPLEYE is encoded by the coding sequence ATGCCGGAGGCGCACCCCCGTGTACTGCACGTCGAGGACAACGACTTCTTCGCTAAGGTCACGTCAGGAATTCTCGCCGACGAGTACGACATCGACGTGTTCACGGTGGAGAGCGCGGAAGCAGCACTCGAACGGTTGGAAACCAACCGGTTCGACTGTATCGTCAGTGACTACGACATGCCCGGCATGGACGGGTTGGAGTTACTGGACGCGGTCAGAGAGACCGACCGAGACGTCCCGTTTATCCTCCTGACCGGCGGCGGGAGCGAACAGATAGCGAGTAAGGCAATCTCGGCAGGTGTCACCGACTACCTGAAAAAGGGGACGGACCAAGAGCAGTTCGCAGTGTTGGCCAATCGCATCGAGAACGCCGTTTCGCGGCGACGCGCCGAGCGACTGGCGAACCGTCAAATCGCGGTCAACGACCTCATCTGGGACGTGAGCCAAGCGATTTTACAGGCGTCGTCCCGCGAGGATATCGAGCAAATCGTCTGCGAACGCCTCGCCGACTCGGGACCCTACCTCCTCGCGTGGGTCGGAACCGTGGACGAAGAGACCGCCTCCGTTCGACCGGAGGCGTCCGCGGGCGTCGAGCAACGGTATCTCGACACCGTGATTCTCGACGGGGACCGAGAAGAAGGTGACAGCGTCCCCGTGAGGAAGGCGGTCGAAACCCAAAAAGTGCAGGTCAAACGCGGTGCGAGACTGAAAGAGCGGTTCCAGAACGAAGTCGACGCGAACGTCGAACGCTACGCCGTCGCCGCGGTCCCGCTCGTGTACGAGAACCGCGCGTACGGTGTCCTGAGCGTCTGGTCGGACGTCCGGCACGCGTTCGGCGAGACCGAGCGCCGCGTCCTCTCGAAGTTCGGCAACAACCTCGCGTACGCAATCGATTCGGTCCAGACGCGCAAGGAACTCGTCCGGCGCGAACAGCGACTGCAGGTGTTCAATCGAATCCTGCGACACAACCTCAGAAACGACCTCAACGTCGTACTGGGTCGGGCCGAGAACATCGCCGAAGAGTTTCCCCCGGCCGCGAACGAGGCGAGTATCATTCGGCAGAAAGCGAGCGAACTCATCGAGATTAGCGAGAAGGCGCGCGAGGTCGGGAAGACCCTCGACGGCGAGAACCGGGCCACCAAGCAGATAGACGTGACCGATTGCGTGAAACGAACCTGCGAGGAGTTCCGCCAGTCGTACCCGGACGTCGCGATAACGACCGACACCCCACAGAGCGCAGTCGTGTACGGCGACAAGACGCTCGAAGCCGCGATAAGCGAAATCGTAGAGAACGCCATCGAACACGGTGGCGACCGCCCGTCGGTGAGCGTGACGGTCTCGGCCAGCGGGGACGACGAGTGGGTAGAAGTGACGGTCTTGGACGACGGACCCGGTATCCCGGAGGAAGAGCGCAAAGTCCTCGCAGAAGGCGAGGAGACGGCGCTTCACCACGGGAGCGGTCTCGGTCTCTGGCTCTCGAACTGGATTGTCGGCAAGTTCGGCGGCGACCTGACGTTCGACGACTACCATACGAACGGCGGTGAAGTGACTCTGCGACTCCAGCAGGCGACCGAGGGAGTTTCACCGTGGCAAGATATTTCGCCGTTAGAGTACGAGTAA
- a CDS encoding class I SAM-dependent methyltransferase: MGFHTFDPESADRLEDESRYRYLSREELVGALALGSGRGDTVADLGSGTGFYTDDVAPFAGEVRAIDVQAEMHELFREKGVPENVELVTADVGDLPFADGELDAAFSTMTFHEFAGDGHGAEAEGGTEDGAGDGAEEEARTGAEDDAETEVGPGAETEVARVLADGGRFVVADWSANGDGESGPPVSERYDRDEAVELLESANFEVLRADERPETFFVVAER, from the coding sequence ATGGGCTTTCACACGTTCGACCCCGAGTCGGCCGACAGACTCGAAGACGAGTCGCGGTATCGCTACCTCTCGCGAGAGGAACTGGTCGGTGCGCTGGCTCTCGGGTCCGGCCGGGGCGACACGGTGGCGGACCTCGGAAGCGGGACCGGTTTCTACACCGACGACGTGGCTCCGTTCGCCGGTGAGGTCCGCGCTATCGACGTGCAGGCCGAGATGCACGAGTTGTTTCGCGAGAAGGGCGTCCCGGAGAACGTCGAGTTGGTGACCGCCGACGTCGGAGACCTGCCGTTCGCCGACGGCGAACTCGACGCCGCGTTCTCGACGATGACGTTCCACGAGTTCGCCGGAGACGGCCACGGTGCAGAGGCCGAAGGAGGAACTGAAGACGGCGCAGGGGACGGAGCAGAAGAGGAAGCAAGGACCGGAGCAGAAGACGACGCAGAGACCGAAGTCGGACCCGGTGCAGAGACCGAAGTAGCCCGCGTCCTCGCCGACGGCGGACGCTTCGTCGTCGCCGACTGGTCGGCGAACGGTGACGGCGAGAGTGGTCCGCCGGTCTCGGAACGGTACGACCGCGACGAAGCGGTCGAACTTCTCGAAAGCGCGAACTTCGAGGTGCTTCGGGCCGACGAGCGCCCCGAGACGTTCTTCGTCGTTGCAGAGCGGTAA
- the trxA gene encoding thioredoxin gives MNEDEVESIPDRKYDELLDEDVNLSTDGSLDTEELDDSAAEPDETVHVESVEQFSDVTTRDDVVLVDFYADWCGPCNMLEPIVESVAANTVATVAKVDIDQQQGLAAQYGVRSVPTLVLFADGEQVEQLVGMQNEQNLTRLVERYS, from the coding sequence ATGAACGAGGACGAAGTCGAATCTATCCCCGACCGGAAATACGACGAACTTCTCGACGAAGATGTGAATCTTTCCACCGACGGGAGTCTCGATACCGAGGAACTGGACGATAGCGCGGCCGAACCGGACGAAACGGTTCACGTCGAAAGCGTCGAACAGTTTTCCGACGTTACTACCCGAGACGATGTGGTGCTCGTGGACTTCTACGCGGACTGGTGTGGCCCGTGCAACATGCTCGAACCCATCGTGGAATCCGTCGCCGCCAACACGGTGGCGACGGTGGCGAAGGTGGACATCGACCAGCAGCAGGGTCTCGCCGCGCAGTACGGCGTCCGGAGCGTCCCGACGTTGGTGCTGTTCGCCGACGGTGAGCAGGTCGAGCAACTGGTCGGCATGCAGAACGAGCAAAACCTGACGAGACTCGTCGAGCGGTACAGTTAG
- a CDS encoding DMT family transporter: METNPVYALAPLAAASLWGGMYVVSKWGFSAIPPVTLGFLRVVIGAAVLLVVVRRARPAREFSRTDRRRFVALGVAVTATIVTQFVGTDLTNASQGALLTVLTPVFTLLLGVSALSEPMTRRKSAGMALAAVGTLSVLAGRYDLTRMASGNAVGVAALLVASLAWAAYTVYGKPLVRAYSALETATYSTVAAVPMLGVLAAAELAVSGFSLGDVPLSLPVAGAVLYLGVLSTAVAWYLWYKGLEFVDAGTVAVFFFVQPLVGALLGALLLGEAIGPDFVVGGAVMAVGVYIVSTSTTS; the protein is encoded by the coding sequence ATGGAAACCAATCCCGTCTACGCCCTCGCGCCGCTCGCCGCGGCGTCGCTCTGGGGCGGGATGTACGTCGTCAGCAAGTGGGGGTTTTCGGCGATACCCCCGGTCACGCTCGGATTCCTCCGGGTCGTAATCGGGGCCGCGGTCCTGCTGGTGGTGGTCCGCCGCGCTCGACCCGCGCGAGAGTTCTCGCGCACCGACCGGCGCAGGTTCGTAGCCCTCGGCGTGGCGGTCACGGCGACCATCGTCACTCAGTTCGTCGGCACCGACCTCACGAACGCGAGTCAGGGTGCGCTCCTGACGGTCCTGACGCCGGTGTTCACGCTCCTGCTCGGAGTCTCGGCGCTCTCGGAACCCATGACCCGTCGGAAGTCGGCGGGTATGGCGCTCGCGGCGGTCGGCACCCTGTCGGTCCTCGCGGGGCGGTACGACTTGACCCGGATGGCGTCCGGGAACGCCGTCGGTGTCGCGGCCCTGCTTGTGGCGAGTTTGGCGTGGGCCGCCTACACCGTCTACGGCAAACCGCTCGTGCGGGCCTACTCCGCGCTGGAGACCGCGACCTACTCGACCGTCGCTGCGGTGCCGATGCTGGGCGTCCTCGCGGCCGCGGAACTCGCCGTCTCGGGGTTCTCGCTGGGCGACGTACCGCTCTCGCTTCCGGTCGCTGGGGCGGTCCTCTATCTGGGGGTGCTCTCGACCGCCGTCGCGTGGTATCTCTGGTACAAGGGACTGGAGTTCGTCGATGCGGGGACGGTCGCGGTCTTCTTCTTCGTTCAACCACTCGTGGGCGCGCTACTCGGTGCGCTGCTACTCGGTGAGGCAATCGGACCGGATTTCGTCGTTGGCGGGGCCGTCATGGCCGTTGGCGTCTACATCGTCTCCACCTCTACAACCTCGTGA
- a CDS encoding polysaccharide deacetylase, whose translation MGDIDVAIGVDADCVAGWLGSYGGADSPADLSRGLSAGNEGIPRLLQLFEDEDVQTSWYVPGHTIDTFRDNVEEVAAAGHELGVHGYSHENPTDLSREQEDEILQVSIDLIEEVTGERPVGHRASWWEFSENTPDLVEKHDFLYDSSLMEREFEPGWMRNGDEWTPIQYEEDAETWMEPYEYGEETDVVEIPISWYRDDIPPMLFIKQPLYHAGYKDPQMMYEQYYEAQFDFLYDRRGAGVYTFTIHPDLHGLPHMISHLEAFIQYVKGHENAEFKTLEEIARKYKDDPSVYESEGEYV comes from the coding sequence ATGGGGGACATCGACGTAGCGATTGGTGTCGATGCGGACTGCGTGGCCGGATGGCTCGGGTCGTACGGTGGCGCGGACTCACCGGCAGACCTCTCGCGCGGGCTTTCGGCGGGAAACGAGGGGATTCCGCGGCTCCTGCAACTGTTCGAGGACGAGGACGTCCAGACATCGTGGTACGTGCCGGGCCACACTATCGACACGTTCCGGGACAACGTCGAGGAAGTTGCGGCCGCCGGGCACGAACTCGGCGTCCACGGGTACTCCCACGAGAACCCGACGGACCTGTCGCGCGAACAGGAAGACGAGATTCTACAGGTCTCGATAGACCTTATAGAGGAGGTGACCGGAGAGAGACCGGTCGGCCACCGGGCGAGTTGGTGGGAGTTCAGCGAGAACACGCCAGACCTCGTGGAGAAGCACGACTTCCTCTACGACAGTAGCCTGATGGAACGGGAGTTCGAACCGGGGTGGATGCGGAACGGCGACGAGTGGACGCCGATTCAGTACGAGGAGGACGCAGAGACGTGGATGGAACCGTACGAGTACGGCGAGGAGACCGACGTGGTCGAGATTCCCATCAGTTGGTACCGCGACGACATCCCGCCGATGCTGTTCATCAAGCAACCGCTCTACCACGCCGGATACAAGGACCCGCAGATGATGTACGAGCAGTACTACGAGGCGCAGTTCGACTTCCTCTACGACCGGCGCGGGGCGGGCGTCTACACCTTCACGATACACCCGGACCTCCACGGTCTCCCGCACATGATTTCGCACCTCGAAGCGTTCATCCAGTACGTGAAGGGTCACGAGAACGCCGAGTTCAAGACTCTCGAAGAAATCGCTCGCAAGTACAAAGACGACCCGTCGGTCTACGAGAGCGAGGGAGAGTACGTCTGA
- a CDS encoding MEDS domain-containing protein, translated as MSEASEPGAAFRGPTEHREGRRCEHHFANVYETDAERFAAAVPFVRRGLDRGERVVYVTDEDSEAAVRSALRDGGIDVRAALKPGALSFYTVRDTSVRNSSFDPTEMVERDEVTDGTATEEDESLRIVAETTWLPADATVEQVVEYEARVGDLLANEDWRPISARPSPSRAVGTGRSSSCRRSPATRTSRRPSVRSST; from the coding sequence GTGTCAGAAGCGTCGGAGCCGGGGGCGGCGTTCCGCGGGCCGACTGAACACCGAGAGGGCCGTCGTTGCGAACACCACTTTGCAAACGTCTACGAGACGGACGCCGAGCGATTCGCCGCGGCCGTCCCGTTCGTGCGCCGGGGTCTCGACCGTGGCGAGCGCGTCGTGTACGTCACGGACGAGGACAGCGAAGCCGCGGTGCGCTCGGCACTGCGCGACGGGGGTATCGACGTTCGAGCAGCGCTTAAGCCGGGCGCGTTGTCGTTCTACACCGTTCGTGACACCTCTGTCCGAAACAGTTCGTTCGACCCCACGGAGATGGTCGAGCGCGACGAGGTCACCGACGGAACCGCCACCGAGGAGGACGAGTCGCTCAGAATCGTGGCCGAAACGACGTGGCTTCCGGCCGACGCGACGGTCGAACAGGTCGTGGAATACGAGGCGAGAGTGGGCGACCTGCTCGCGAACGAGGACTGGAGACCTATCTCGGCACGTCCCTCGCCGTCGAGGGCGGTCGGGACCGGACGTTCTTCTTCGTGTCGGAGGAGTCCCGCGACGCGGACTTCTCGCAGGCCAAGCGTACGTTCCTCGACTTGA
- a CDS encoding PAS domain-containing sensor histidine kinase → MSEESRDADFSQAKRTFLDLMGKWTEYELERRQRERELRERTQHLSALVETTPECIKTVAADGTLLQMNSAGLRMVEADSDSDVVGESVYDLIASEDRQRFRDFNERICEGERGTLEFDIVGLDGTRRHMESHAAPLRRPDGTTVQVALTRDITKQKERKRELERVERQFEAAFNNPSSFVALLDPDGTVRRINQTALEFAGIDESDVQGERFWETPWFVHDEELQDELRAGIERAADGEYVRSEIPHRSPDGETVIMDAMLEPVYDEDGEVVAIMPSGNDITGRKEHEERLEQQNERLESFASMLAHELRNPVTVGQIYSQQLREETDPEAVEYVSEAFDRIEDMIDVILVLTRGREAVGESKPIDFAEVTREAWDEIDAPDAALDLELERTIEGEETYLRHMVRNLLENAVEHGGSDVTVTVGELPSGFYVADDGPGIPPEDRNTVFDQGYTTAADSGGTGLGLAFVRKLADVYEWDITVTESESGGARFEFRNVR, encoded by the coding sequence GTGTCGGAGGAGTCCCGCGACGCGGACTTCTCGCAGGCCAAGCGTACGTTCCTCGACTTGATGGGGAAGTGGACGGAGTACGAACTCGAACGCCGCCAGCGCGAGCGCGAGCTACGCGAACGCACTCAGCACCTGAGTGCGCTCGTCGAGACCACCCCCGAGTGCATCAAAACCGTCGCCGCCGACGGAACCCTACTTCAGATGAACTCCGCCGGACTGAGGATGGTGGAGGCCGATTCGGACTCGGACGTGGTCGGCGAGTCCGTCTACGACCTGATTGCTTCCGAGGACCGCCAGCGGTTCCGCGATTTCAACGAGCGAATCTGCGAGGGTGAACGCGGGACGTTGGAGTTCGATATCGTCGGACTGGACGGCACGCGGCGACACATGGAATCGCACGCCGCCCCGTTGCGTCGTCCCGACGGAACGACCGTCCAAGTGGCGCTGACTCGCGACATCACCAAACAGAAGGAGCGCAAGCGAGAACTGGAACGCGTCGAGCGTCAGTTCGAGGCGGCGTTCAACAACCCTAGCTCGTTCGTGGCCCTGCTCGACCCCGACGGCACGGTCCGGCGCATCAACCAGACGGCCTTAGAGTTCGCCGGCATCGACGAGTCCGACGTTCAGGGCGAGCGATTCTGGGAGACGCCGTGGTTCGTCCACGACGAGGAACTTCAGGACGAACTGCGGGCCGGTATCGAACGGGCCGCGGACGGCGAGTACGTCCGGTCCGAGATTCCGCATCGGTCCCCTGACGGTGAGACCGTCATCATGGACGCGATGTTAGAGCCGGTGTACGACGAGGACGGCGAGGTCGTCGCCATCATGCCGAGCGGGAACGATATCACCGGACGCAAGGAGCACGAAGAGCGCCTCGAACAGCAGAACGAACGACTCGAAAGCTTCGCCAGCATGCTGGCCCACGAACTTCGGAACCCGGTAACGGTCGGCCAGATATACAGTCAGCAACTCCGGGAGGAGACGGACCCGGAGGCGGTCGAGTACGTCTCGGAGGCGTTCGACCGCATCGAGGACATGATAGACGTCATATTGGTGTTGACGCGGGGCCGCGAGGCGGTCGGCGAGTCGAAACCCATCGATTTCGCCGAGGTGACCCGGGAGGCGTGGGACGAAATCGACGCACCCGACGCCGCACTCGACCTCGAACTCGAACGGACGATAGAGGGCGAAGAGACCTACCTCCGGCACATGGTCCGCAACCTGCTCGAAAACGCCGTCGAACACGGTGGGTCGGACGTCACCGTCACGGTCGGCGAACTCCCGTCGGGATTCTACGTGGCCGACGACGGACCCGGCATTCCGCCGGAGGACCGCAACACGGTCTTCGACCAGGGGTACACCACGGCCGCGGACAGCGGGGGTACCGGTCTCGGACTCGCGTTCGTCAGAAAGCTCGCGGACGTGTACGAGTGGGACATCACGGTCACCGAGAGCGAGAGCGGCGGAGCGCGGTTCGAGTTCCGGAACGTCCGCTGA
- a CDS encoding S9 family peptidase, which yields MSDPLELDDFYDLTLLTDLAVSPDGTRVAFVADEFDRAEDERRSSLFVVPADGSRDPHRLSRASDASAPAWSPDGSKLAFTAARDTDAEIEVTRSPDGDGDPESADADTESEDDSRSEVDGDEDAGDGTEDGANDEPKPQVWAFDLELGGDARQLTDFEEGAEGFDWGPAGERLVVAARDPTDDQREYLKHRREEDGPVVTERLQHKFDGRGWLDEVTTYLFVVDYDTRETERLDDAYGGGAREPATGLQPTWSPAGVAASDDSSDGSRIAFLSNRTDRPDDNYVMDVYTVAPDGSDLRKLTDSDLTAGRLRWHPDGDQLAFVGGDPENWYRPSEVFVVEAETGASESWSGDLDRTVARYGRPSWDGDDLLAAVGDEGLTRLARFREDGDPERTFGAQGRDRTVEGFDARGGTAAVVLSDPEDGKDLFTADLADVESGDDIELHDGAGTGEAEPRRLTALNDDLLADRHTPESRRFTFESDGDEVEAIAYFPDDFDPEDPSPRPLVASIHGGPISYDAPTFSFEHAYLTGQGYVVVRTNYRGSSSYGRTFSEQIRGEWGPRETADVLAAVEAAVERGWAAPGRCFATGFSYGGITTGYLVAESDRFAAAAAEHGVYDFRSAFGTDDSHVWWENDFGLPWENEEGYDAASSITDVGEVDTPLLVTAGGEDWRCPPSQSEQLYVSVKKQDVPARLVVYPDEHHNIGDPDRAIHRLRELCKWFERHDPGS from the coding sequence ATGAGCGACCCCCTCGAACTCGACGACTTCTACGACCTAACGCTCCTGACCGACCTCGCCGTCTCGCCCGACGGCACTCGGGTCGCCTTCGTCGCAGACGAGTTCGACCGCGCCGAGGACGAGCGCCGGAGTTCCTTGTTCGTCGTCCCGGCCGATGGAAGCCGCGACCCCCACCGACTCTCGCGGGCCTCCGACGCCAGCGCCCCGGCGTGGAGTCCCGACGGGTCGAAACTCGCGTTCACCGCCGCTCGCGATACCGACGCCGAAATCGAGGTGACGCGCTCCCCCGACGGAGACGGCGACCCTGAATCGGCGGACGCCGACACCGAGAGCGAGGACGACTCCCGGAGCGAAGTGGACGGCGACGAAGACGCCGGAGACGGAACCGAGGACGGCGCGAACGACGAACCCAAACCGCAGGTGTGGGCGTTCGACCTCGAACTGGGCGGCGACGCGCGTCAGTTAACCGATTTCGAGGAGGGCGCGGAGGGATTCGACTGGGGTCCGGCGGGCGAGCGACTCGTCGTCGCGGCCCGCGACCCGACCGACGACCAGCGCGAGTACCTGAAACACCGCCGGGAGGAGGACGGTCCGGTCGTGACCGAGCGCCTCCAGCACAAGTTCGACGGACGGGGCTGGTTAGACGAGGTGACGACCTACCTCTTCGTCGTGGACTACGACACCCGCGAGACCGAGCGACTCGACGACGCCTACGGCGGCGGAGCGCGCGAACCGGCGACGGGACTCCAGCCCACGTGGTCGCCCGCAGGCGTCGCCGCGAGCGACGACTCGTCCGACGGTAGCCGCATCGCGTTCCTCTCGAACCGCACCGACCGACCCGACGACAACTACGTGATGGACGTGTACACCGTCGCTCCCGACGGTTCCGACCTCCGAAAACTGACCGATTCCGACCTGACCGCGGGCCGACTTCGCTGGCACCCGGACGGGGACCAACTCGCGTTCGTCGGCGGCGACCCCGAGAACTGGTACCGGCCGTCAGAGGTGTTCGTCGTCGAGGCGGAAACGGGGGCGTCCGAATCGTGGTCCGGCGACCTCGACCGGACAGTCGCCCGATACGGTCGCCCCTCGTGGGACGGCGACGACCTGCTCGCGGCCGTCGGCGACGAGGGACTGACCCGCCTCGCGCGCTTCCGCGAGGACGGCGACCCCGAGCGGACCTTCGGCGCGCAGGGACGGGACCGGACCGTCGAGGGGTTCGACGCGCGCGGCGGAACCGCGGCGGTCGTCCTCTCGGACCCGGAGGACGGCAAGGACCTCTTCACTGCGGACCTCGCCGACGTCGAATCCGGAGACGATATCGAACTACATGACGGCGCGGGAACCGGTGAGGCCGAACCGAGGCGTCTGACTGCTCTCAACGACGACCTACTGGCGGACCGGCACACGCCGGAGTCACGGCGCTTCACGTTCGAGTCCGACGGCGACGAAGTCGAAGCCATCGCCTACTTCCCCGACGACTTCGACCCCGAAGACCCCTCCCCGCGACCGCTCGTCGCCTCCATCCACGGCGGTCCAATCTCCTACGACGCGCCGACGTTCTCCTTCGAACACGCCTACTTGACGGGACAGGGTTACGTGGTCGTCCGGACCAACTATCGGGGGAGTTCGTCTTACGGTCGGACGTTCAGCGAGCAGATTCGCGGCGAGTGGGGACCGCGCGAGACCGCCGACGTGCTGGCGGCGGTCGAGGCGGCCGTCGAACGCGGCTGGGCCGCCCCCGGCCGCTGTTTCGCCACCGGGTTCTCCTACGGCGGTATCACGACGGGCTACCTCGTGGCCGAGAGCGACCGATTCGCGGCCGCCGCGGCCGAACACGGCGTCTACGACTTCCGGTCGGCGTTCGGCACCGACGACAGTCACGTCTGGTGGGAGAACGACTTCGGATTGCCGTGGGAGAACGAGGAGGGGTACGACGCGGCCTCCAGCATCACCGACGTCGGCGAGGTGGACACGCCGCTGCTCGTGACTGCGGGCGGTGAGGACTGGCGGTGTCCGCCGTCCCAGAGCGAGCAATTGTACGTCAGCGTCAAAAAACAGGACGTTCCCGCGCGACTGGTCGTCTACCCCGACGAACACCACAATATCGGCGACCCGGACCGTGCGATTCACCGACTCCGAGAACTGTGCAAGTGGTTCGAGCGCCACGACCCCGGGTCGTGA
- a CDS encoding HalOD1 output domain-containing protein, which translates to MNPDTPTLTERAPSLDRDGRAAYRVPSTDWSVSTAVVEAVAEVADCDPLADNFVLYDAVDPDALDCIFADHENGAARTSGRVVFDVRGCRVEVHADGDLVVFEPGDSEDVRRSSARSV; encoded by the coding sequence ATGAACCCAGACACACCGACCCTCACGGAGCGCGCGCCGTCACTCGACCGAGACGGACGTGCGGCGTACCGAGTACCGTCCACCGACTGGAGCGTCAGCACCGCCGTCGTCGAGGCCGTCGCCGAGGTAGCGGACTGTGACCCGCTCGCCGATAACTTCGTGCTGTACGACGCGGTCGACCCCGACGCGCTGGACTGCATCTTCGCCGACCACGAGAACGGAGCGGCCCGGACGTCGGGCCGCGTCGTCTTCGACGTTCGGGGGTGCCGCGTCGAGGTCCACGCCGACGGCGACCTCGTCGTTTTCGAACCCGGTGACAGTGAGGACGTACGCCGGTCGAGCGCACGGTCGGTGTGA
- a CDS encoding SDR family oxidoreductase, producing MRGPVVLVTGSTRGIGEGVARRFAREGASVVVTGRTAEDGEATAEAIRESGGEATFVRADMRDPDDIAALVDATAEEYDGIDVLVNNAGVETDTSVTEATMDDWDLVLETDFRAYWLTAKRAVEHMDEGAIVNVSSNHAFVTMPQMFPYNAVKAGIDGMTRAMALDLGPDIRVNTVNPGWVEVERTDAGLSAEKRDHLESIHPAGRIGDPEDVAGAVTYLASDDAAYVTGTSLLVDGGRTAVMQDDTLPEYNAD from the coding sequence ATTCGAGGACCGGTCGTCCTCGTTACGGGGTCGACCAGAGGTATCGGTGAGGGTGTCGCGAGGCGATTCGCACGCGAAGGCGCGTCGGTCGTCGTGACGGGACGAACCGCCGAAGACGGCGAGGCGACCGCGGAAGCGATTCGGGAGTCGGGCGGCGAAGCCACCTTCGTGCGGGCCGACATGCGCGACCCCGACGACATCGCGGCGCTCGTGGACGCGACCGCCGAGGAGTACGACGGCATCGACGTGCTGGTGAACAACGCGGGCGTCGAGACGGACACCTCGGTCACCGAGGCGACGATGGACGACTGGGACCTCGTCCTCGAAACCGACTTCCGGGCCTACTGGCTGACGGCCAAGCGCGCAGTCGAACACATGGACGAGGGCGCTATCGTCAACGTCTCCTCGAACCACGCGTTCGTGACGATGCCCCAGATGTTTCCGTACAACGCCGTCAAGGCCGGAATCGACGGGATGACTCGCGCGATGGCTCTCGACCTCGGACCGGACATCCGCGTCAACACCGTCAACCCCGGGTGGGTCGAAGTGGAGCGCACCGATGCGGGTCTCTCGGCGGAGAAGCGTGACCACCTCGAATCTATCCACCCCGCGGGACGCATCGGCGACCCCGAAGACGTCGCCGGGGCCGTCACCTATCTCGCCAGCGACGACGCCGCTTACGTGACGGGAACCAGTCTCCTCGTTGACGGCGGCCGGACCGCAGTCATGCAGGACGACACGCTCCCAGAGTACAACGCCGATTGA